Proteins found in one Stanieria cyanosphaera PCC 7437 genomic segment:
- a CDS encoding IS4 family transposase — MKLLPLYTDHIKLCLTASQIQTLKILIWLLTVQKTVKIERLSACFPLPIRYESRRKHIQRFLTQSALSLPLFWFPIIKLIIEKEFLWGSRLILTIDRTQWKNNNIFLIAVIYKKRALPIYWQVLNKKGSSNLAEQQAIIKPVLRLLKQYELVILGDREFHGVELSYWLKTQKSPQKIYFIFRQKQGTNLRKPKREYQKLSSLGIKPGHQLFLKNINITKNKGFGYFNLAGYWKRKYNKKVEPEPWYLLTNLDNCQEVIKLYRSRMGIEAMFKDCKTGGYNLEGSQANTQRLTNLILLIALAYTTSVLKGKSIKNSGHQKYIARLTEARRTSRRHSNFWLGIYGELWIIAWEFLINVVRDMMNLNRQKMPHYQRGIKAISLIKLG; from the coding sequence ATGAAATTATTACCATTATATACAGACCACATTAAACTGTGTTTAACAGCCTCTCAAATTCAAACGTTAAAGATTTTAATTTGGCTACTCACAGTGCAAAAAACTGTCAAAATAGAAAGACTTTCTGCTTGTTTTCCTTTACCAATCCGCTATGAAAGTCGTCGTAAACATATACAAAGATTTCTAACTCAATCGGCTTTAAGCTTACCTTTATTTTGGTTTCCTATCATTAAGTTAATTATTGAAAAAGAATTCCTTTGGGGAAGTCGATTAATTCTGACAATAGATAGAACACAATGGAAGAATAATAATATTTTTCTGATAGCTGTTATTTATAAAAAACGAGCTTTGCCAATATATTGGCAAGTGTTAAATAAAAAAGGGAGCAGCAATTTAGCGGAACAACAGGCGATTATCAAACCAGTCTTACGTTTATTGAAACAGTATGAATTAGTAATTTTGGGGGACAGAGAGTTTCATGGTGTAGAATTATCCTATTGGCTCAAAACCCAAAAATCACCTCAAAAAATCTATTTTATATTTCGACAAAAACAAGGAACTAACTTAAGAAAGCCCAAAAGAGAATACCAAAAGCTTTCTAGTTTAGGAATTAAACCTGGTCATCAGCTATTTCTCAAGAACATTAATATTACCAAAAATAAAGGATTCGGTTATTTTAACTTGGCTGGTTATTGGAAAAGAAAATATAATAAAAAAGTCGAACCAGAGCCTTGGTATTTGCTAACTAACTTAGATAACTGTCAAGAAGTTATTAAACTTTATCGCAGTCGAATGGGAATTGAAGCAATGTTTAAAGACTGCAAAACAGGTGGCTATAATCTTGAAGGAAGTCAAGCTAATACTCAACGTCTTACTAACTTAATTTTATTAATTGCTTTAGCTTATACTACCTCAGTTCTGAAAGGTAAATCAATTAAAAATTCTGGACATCAAAAATATATTGCTCGTTTAACTGAAGCACGACGAACAAGCAGGCGACATAGCAATTTTTGGCTAGGTATTTATGGCGAATTATGGATTATTGCTTGGGAGTTTTTAATTAATGTTGTTCGAGATATGATGAATTTGAATCGCCAGAAAATGCCGCATTATCAAAGAGGAATTAAAGCTATAAGTTTGATAAAACTGGGTTGA
- a CDS encoding Nif11-like leader peptide family natural product precursor, whose product MALDQLEAFLKKMQSDPALKNEVLASPTADDVAQIALKLGFEFSGDELLRMSGKKVGRVTVKKKDLPGEYWGN is encoded by the coding sequence ATGGCTTTAGATCAACTTGAGGCATTTTTAAAGAAAATGCAGTCCGATCCTGCACTCAAAAATGAGGTGCTAGCTTCACCAACAGCAGATGATGTTGCACAAATAGCACTCAAGCTTGGTTTTGAATTTTCAGGTGATGAATTATTGAGAATGTCAGGTAAAAAAGTTGGCAGGGTTACTGTTAAAAAAAAGGATCTTCCTGGAGAGTACTGGGGGAATTGA